AGGCTTTATGCCTGCGCTGACAGAACGCACCCATAAAGGGTGCGGCTACAGATTTTGGGGTAGCCGCAGGCTTTACGCCTGCGCTGACAGATAGGCTCATCAATGAGAAAAGAAGATTTCTTCAACGCCGGTTCTACCGGAGAAAAGGACACCCTTCTTGGGCGGGTTTCGCGCATTACATTTAAAAGCGACGAAACCGGCTTTGCCGTCGTGCGCCTTATTCCGGATGACGGTCTTTTTGACCGGATAACCGTGGTTGGGATTTTGCCGTTTATTTCGGAGGGGGAACACCTTCGCCTGCACGGAGATTGGATCAAAGACAAAAAATACGGCCTGCAATTTCGCGCGGAATCCTACGAAACCATTTTGCCGGTTACCAAAAAAGGGATTGAAAGTTATCTGGCGTCGGGCAATATTAAGGGAATCCGGCGTTCTACGGCCAAGAAAATTGTGGAAAAATTCGGTACGGAGGCCCTGAAGGTTTTTGATGAACAGCCGGAACGGCTCCTCGAAATTGAGGGTATCGGAAAAAAGAAGCTGCTGCAAATCCTGCAATCCTGGAAGGAACAAAATCAGGCACGGGACATTATGATTTTTCTCAGCCAGTACGGAATCAGCCCCGTGCTGGCGGGTAAAATCGCCAAAACCTACGGCACCCAGACCCTGGACATCATTCGAAAAAACCCCTACAAACTGGCAGATGACGTGTTTGGCGTGGGATTTTTGACGGCGGATAAAATTGCTCAAAACATGGGGATTTCTGCCGAAGAACCGGCCCGAATTGAATCCGGGCTGAAATACTGTCTGCAGAGGGCGCTTGATGAGGGGCACACCTACCTGCCGCGGGAGGAATTGATCGAAAAAAGCTGCGATATTCTGAAAATCTCCCGCGATCGGGTTGTTGCGGTTCTCGACGAGCTGATTGAAGTCAATCATTTGACACCCGACAATGGGAAAATTTACCTGCCCGCCTTTTACCATGCGGAAAAGGGACTGGCTGAAAAACTGGCCCTGATCGCATCGGTCAATCTTGTAAGGCTGGGTGAGGAAGAGACCCGGAAGCGGGTGGAACAGCTCTCATACGTACAAAAGATTAGCTACACGGAGGAGCAAAAACGGGCGATCGCACTGGCGATGAAAGAGAAGGTTTTGGTGCTCACCGGCGGACCCGGAACGGGAAAAACCACCACCGTACGGGGAATTATTCACCTGTTTCAAGCGTACAAAATGTCCATCTTGCTGGCGGCTCCCACCGGACGGGCGGCAAAACGCCTTTCCGAAACCACGCACCTTCCCGCTTCAACCATTCACCGGCTTTTGAAATACGATCCCCAGAGCCGCACGTTTTCTCACAATGAGAATTCTCCGCTGAAGGTCGATGTTCTTATTGTGGATGAATTCTCAATGGTTGACACGATGTTGGCCTACCATCTCGTAAAGGCCCTTCCGTTAAAGGCCAAGCTGATCCTTGTCGGGGATGTCGATCAGCTCCCATCTGTGGGGGCCGGGAATGTACTCCAGGATATTATTGCATCGGGGATTGTAAAGGTGGTGCACCTGACGGAGGTTTTTCGACAGGCGCTGAACAGTAAAATCGTGGTAAATGCCCACAGAATTAACAAGGGACTGATGCCGGATCTGGAGCGAAAACAGGGGGTTGACATTCTGACCCCTTCACGGAAAATCAAGCCCATTGACGATTACGGGGATTTCTTGTTTATTCAGCAAGCGGATCCGGATGCGTCTGCCAACATGATCCTGGAGCTGGTGGCCAGGAAACTGCCCGAACGCTATCGGTACAATCCCCTGCAGGACATTGAGGTTCTGACACCCATGTACAAGGGTCCCATTGGCGTGGACCGTCTCAACAGCCTGCTGCAGGAGGCATTGAATCCGGGGCAGAAAAAGCTTTTCCGCGGAAAGATGGGGTTTGGGGAGGGGGACAAGGTCATGCAGATTCGCAACAATTACGAAAAAGGCGTTTTTAACGGGGATATCGGTGTGATTCAGAAAATCAATCCCGAGGACAGGGAATTCTGGGTGCTGTTTGATCTTCCCGTAAAATACGATTATTCGGATATTGAAGAGCTGGTGCT
The sequence above is a segment of the Calditrichota bacterium genome. Coding sequences within it:
- a CDS encoding ATP-dependent RecD-like DNA helicase; translated protein: MRKEDFFNAGSTGEKDTLLGRVSRITFKSDETGFAVVRLIPDDGLFDRITVVGILPFISEGEHLRLHGDWIKDKKYGLQFRAESYETILPVTKKGIESYLASGNIKGIRRSTAKKIVEKFGTEALKVFDEQPERLLEIEGIGKKKLLQILQSWKEQNQARDIMIFLSQYGISPVLAGKIAKTYGTQTLDIIRKNPYKLADDVFGVGFLTADKIAQNMGISAEEPARIESGLKYCLQRALDEGHTYLPREELIEKSCDILKISRDRVVAVLDELIEVNHLTPDNGKIYLPAFYHAEKGLAEKLALIASVNLVRLGEEETRKRVEQLSYVQKISYTEEQKRAIALAMKEKVLVLTGGPGTGKTTTVRGIIHLFQAYKMSILLAAPTGRAAKRLSETTHLPASTIHRLLKYDPQSRTFSHNENSPLKVDVLIVDEFSMVDTMLAYHLVKALPLKAKLILVGDVDQLPSVGAGNVLQDIIASGIVKVVHLTEVFRQALNSKIVVNAHRINKGLMPDLERKQGVDILTPSRKIKPIDDYGDFLFIQQADPDASANMILELVARKLPERYRYNPLQDIEVLTPMYKGPIGVDRLNSLLQEALNPGQKKLFRGKMGFGEGDKVMQIRNNYEKGVFNGDIGVIQKINPEDREFWVLFDLPVKYDYSDIEELVLAYAITIHKSQGSEYPAVICPITTHHYIMLQRNLIYTAITRAKELVVLIGTKKALAIAIGNNRVQERYTGLKEFLQESFGEEASQ